The following proteins are encoded in a genomic region of Oncorhynchus kisutch isolate 150728-3 linkage group LG6, Okis_V2, whole genome shotgun sequence:
- the adsl gene encoding adenylosuccinate lyase isoform X1, whose product MDEFSKYRSPLVSRYASKEMAYNFSDRKKFTTWRKLWIYLAKAEKALGLLVTDAQVTEMESHAEDIDFAMAAEEESKLRHDVMAHVHTFAHCCPTAAPIIHLGATSCYVGDNTDLILLRDGFDILLPKLARVIDRLSNFAEKYADLPTLGFTHYQPAQLTTVGKRACLWLQDLAMDMRNLQRAREDLRFRGVKGTTGTQASFLQLFQGDHDKVEDLDRMVTEMAGFKKAYMVTGQTYSRKVDIDSLSHLASMGATIHKICTDIRLLANLKEIEEPFEKEQIGSSAMAYKRNPMRCERCCSLARHLIALLADPLQTASVQWLERTLDDSANRRISLPESFLTADIILSTLQNITEGLVVYPKVIERHIRHELPFMATENIIMAMVKAGGNRQDCHEKIRVLSQQAANVVKQEGGDNDLLARVQADPYFAPILGHLDNILDPKTFIGRAPQQVARFLSEEVRPLLEPYKAEIDVKFELEL is encoded by the exons ATGGACGAATTTAGTAAGTATCGTTCGCCGCTGGTGTCTCGATATGCCAGCAAGGAAATGGCCTACAACTTCAGTGACAGGAAGAAATTCACAACGTGGAGAAAACTGTGGATCTACCTGGCCAAAGCGGAAAAG GCTCTTGGCCTGCTCGTCACCGACGCCCAGGTGACCGAGATGGAAAGCCACGCTGAGGACATCGACTTTGCCATGGCGGCGGAGGAGGAGAGCAAGCTGAGGCATGATGTCATGGCCCACGTGCACACCTTTGCCCACTGCTGCCCCACCGCGGCTCCCATCATCCACCTGGGTGCCACTTCCTGTTACGTGGGAGACAACACG GATTTGATCCTGCTTCGTGACGGTTTTGACATTCTCCTGCCAAAG TTGGCCAGAGTGATCGACAGACTGTCAAACTTTGCTGAAAAATACGCTGATCTCCCCACCCTGGGTTTCACACATTACCA GCCGGCCCAGTTGACCACAGTGGGTAAGAGAGCATGTCTGTGGCTCCAGGACCTGGCCATGGACATGCGGAACCTTCAGCGTGCCCGCGAAGACCTGCGTTTCCGGGGGGTGAAGGGTACTACGGGCACCCAGGCCAGCTTCCTGCAGCTCTTCCAGGGGGACCATGATAAGGTGGAGGATCTGGACAGAATGGTCACAGAGATGGCAGGCTTCAAAAA GGCCTACATGGTGACCGGACAGACGTACAGTCGTAAGGTGGACAttgactccctctctcacctggcCAGCATGGGAGCCACCATCCACAAG ATCTGCACTGACATCCGCCTGCTGGCTAACCTTAAAGAGATTGAGGAGCCGTTTGAGAAGGAGCAGATCG GCTCCAGTGCCATGGCCTACAAGAGGAACCCAATGCGTTGTGAGCGTTGCTGTAGTCTGGCCCGCCACCTGATAGCGCTGCTTGCTGATCCCCTCCAGACCGCCTCTGTCCAGTGGCTGGAAAGAACACTAGATGACAGTGCCAACAGGAGAATCTCTCTCCCTGAGTCTTTCCTTACTGCTGACATCATCCTCAGCACCCTGCAGAACATCACTGAAGGTCTGGTGGTCTACCCCAAG GTGATAGAGAGACACATCCGTCATGAGCTTCCCTTCATGGCTACAGAGAACATCATCATGGCTATGGTGAAGGCTGGAGGCaacagacag GACTGCCATGAGAAGATCCGTGTGTTGTCCCAGCAGGCTGCAAACGTGGTGAAACAGGAGGGGGGGGACAATGACCTCTTGGCCAGGGTCCAGGCTGACCCCTACTTCGCCCCTATCCTGGGCCATCTTGACAACATCCTGGACCCCAAGACCTTCATCGGCCGCGCCCCCCAACAG GTGGCGAGGTTTCTCTCTGAGGAGGTACGCCCTCTGCTGGAACCTTACAAGGCCGAGATTGACGTCAAATTTGAGCTGGAGCTCTAA
- the adsl gene encoding adenylosuccinate lyase isoform X2, with protein sequence MHQLICSVSGGEMDYTKALGLLVTDAQVTEMESHAEDIDFAMAAEEESKLRHDVMAHVHTFAHCCPTAAPIIHLGATSCYVGDNTDLILLRDGFDILLPKLARVIDRLSNFAEKYADLPTLGFTHYQPAQLTTVGKRACLWLQDLAMDMRNLQRAREDLRFRGVKGTTGTQASFLQLFQGDHDKVEDLDRMVTEMAGFKKAYMVTGQTYSRKVDIDSLSHLASMGATIHKICTDIRLLANLKEIEEPFEKEQIGSSAMAYKRNPMRCERCCSLARHLIALLADPLQTASVQWLERTLDDSANRRISLPESFLTADIILSTLQNITEGLVVYPKVIERHIRHELPFMATENIIMAMVKAGGNRQDCHEKIRVLSQQAANVVKQEGGDNDLLARVQADPYFAPILGHLDNILDPKTFIGRAPQQVARFLSEEVRPLLEPYKAEIDVKFELEL encoded by the exons ATGCATCAGCTCATCTGTTCTGTTAGTGGAGGGGAAATGGACTACACAAAG GCTCTTGGCCTGCTCGTCACCGACGCCCAGGTGACCGAGATGGAAAGCCACGCTGAGGACATCGACTTTGCCATGGCGGCGGAGGAGGAGAGCAAGCTGAGGCATGATGTCATGGCCCACGTGCACACCTTTGCCCACTGCTGCCCCACCGCGGCTCCCATCATCCACCTGGGTGCCACTTCCTGTTACGTGGGAGACAACACG GATTTGATCCTGCTTCGTGACGGTTTTGACATTCTCCTGCCAAAG TTGGCCAGAGTGATCGACAGACTGTCAAACTTTGCTGAAAAATACGCTGATCTCCCCACCCTGGGTTTCACACATTACCA GCCGGCCCAGTTGACCACAGTGGGTAAGAGAGCATGTCTGTGGCTCCAGGACCTGGCCATGGACATGCGGAACCTTCAGCGTGCCCGCGAAGACCTGCGTTTCCGGGGGGTGAAGGGTACTACGGGCACCCAGGCCAGCTTCCTGCAGCTCTTCCAGGGGGACCATGATAAGGTGGAGGATCTGGACAGAATGGTCACAGAGATGGCAGGCTTCAAAAA GGCCTACATGGTGACCGGACAGACGTACAGTCGTAAGGTGGACAttgactccctctctcacctggcCAGCATGGGAGCCACCATCCACAAG ATCTGCACTGACATCCGCCTGCTGGCTAACCTTAAAGAGATTGAGGAGCCGTTTGAGAAGGAGCAGATCG GCTCCAGTGCCATGGCCTACAAGAGGAACCCAATGCGTTGTGAGCGTTGCTGTAGTCTGGCCCGCCACCTGATAGCGCTGCTTGCTGATCCCCTCCAGACCGCCTCTGTCCAGTGGCTGGAAAGAACACTAGATGACAGTGCCAACAGGAGAATCTCTCTCCCTGAGTCTTTCCTTACTGCTGACATCATCCTCAGCACCCTGCAGAACATCACTGAAGGTCTGGTGGTCTACCCCAAG GTGATAGAGAGACACATCCGTCATGAGCTTCCCTTCATGGCTACAGAGAACATCATCATGGCTATGGTGAAGGCTGGAGGCaacagacag GACTGCCATGAGAAGATCCGTGTGTTGTCCCAGCAGGCTGCAAACGTGGTGAAACAGGAGGGGGGGGACAATGACCTCTTGGCCAGGGTCCAGGCTGACCCCTACTTCGCCCCTATCCTGGGCCATCTTGACAACATCCTGGACCCCAAGACCTTCATCGGCCGCGCCCCCCAACAG GTGGCGAGGTTTCTCTCTGAGGAGGTACGCCCTCTGCTGGAACCTTACAAGGCCGAGATTGACGTCAAATTTGAGCTGGAGCTCTAA
- the LOC109891887 gene encoding modulator of macroautophagy TMEM150B-like, translating to MQMDYGQNGKVNIGSIVLGFISCVGISIIGNSQQSVLIGIHLLGAFLAFFGGLAYFQLQVWLCYKAHPFKDRHCVGPLRATFCSICSILVITMAILHNTSYKSGAAVCEWALVMSFFVLFGLFGSEFRHIDFHQLTVQKQGLKTQITNGVVS from the exons ATGCAAAT GGACTATGGTCAGAACGGCAAGGTGAACATTGGCAGTATCGTACTGGGCTTCATCTCCTGTGTGGGCATCTCCATCATCGGAAACTCCCAG CAATCTGTACTGATAGGGATCCACTTGTTGGGAGCGTTTTTGGCCTTCTTCGGGGGCCTGGCCTACTTCCAGCTGCAGGTGTGGCTCTGCTACAAAGCCCACCCCTTTAAAGACCGCCACTGTGTTGGACCTCTTCGAGCTACCTTCTGCAGTATCTGCAGCATCCTGGTCATCACCA TGGCTATACTTCATAATACCAGCTACAAATCTGGAGCGGCCGTTTGTGAGTGGGCCTTGGTCATGTCCTTCTTTGTCCTTTTTGGCCTCTTTGGGTCCGAGTTCCGTCACATCGACTTCCACCAGCTCACCGTGCAGAAACAAGGTCTGAAGACACAGATCACCAATGGAGTGGTTTCATAG